The nucleotide sequence TATTTTGAGATGATCTCTTCTTTTGAAGAAAAGTGGCGGTAGTAGGTCGTTCGGTCTACACCGGCCCTTTCTGTGATCCCGGCTATCGTGATTTTAGCATATGGTTCACTCCTCATCAGTATCAAAAGTGCCTGTGTAATATAAGACGCAATGCGTTCTCCAGTCAAGTTTTTTCTTCTCATAAAGCAACAATTCTCCTTATGTGTTGCAGATAAGACGCTCCTTATTGAAAAACGGGATAATCTCTGCTATTATAACAACGAATGTTGCTTTCATATTATTAAAAAAACAAGGTATTGTCAAGGAGGAATTAATCATGAAGAAGATCACAGACAAGCTTTATCAGTTTTCTATTTATATACCGCCGATGGATTTTACGATTCATCAGTATTTGCTGGATACCGATCCGGCAATCCTTTTTGCAACTGGAACTGCGCAGCAGGCGCAATCAACGCTGTCTGATATTAAAAAGGTGCTCGGAGATAAACTTCTTAAGTATATCTTTATCTCTCACGTGGAATCCGACGAGTGCGGCGGGATTTCGGTTTTAAAAAAAGCATATCCTGACATAACCGTCATCTGCGGGGAGCTTGCGGCGAGGGAACTTCCAGGGTACGGATATACGGGAAAGATACAGATGAAAAAGGGCGGAGAAACACTTACAGACGGCTATCTGAAACTGAAGTTCGTGGATTATCCTTCGGAGGTTCATCTGCAGAATGGCATCCTGTGTCTTGAAGAGAACAGCGGAATATTCTATTCTGCAGACATCGCTTTGCGTTTTGGCAATGGCGTCGGAAAAATAATCAAGGGAAGTTGGAGCGATGAAGTGAACGCGATAGACGCCGAAAGGGTTCCGAATGAGAAAGCATGTGAAAAGTTGAAGGAGGATCTCGAAGCAATTTCCCCGAACCTGATTGCGGTTGGGCATGGCTTCTGCATTGACTGCAGGTAAGAAAGACATAGCTCCAGCAGTGTATGTTCCGGACAGATTCAAGAATTGTATGACACGGTCATATCCTCATCTTGCTATTGCCTGGTTAATGATTTCCGCGAATAGTTTATTGCCGGTATGATTTGGATATACGCTATCTCTGAACCAATCGGGATGATCTATGATAGCGCATTGTACAGACCCTATCACTGGGAGGCCCATTTGCAGTTCCACATCCAAAATGATGTTTCTAATCTCACCGGAAACCACTTTTGGATTGATATCATATACAGCTAACTCACTATCTTCCTTTAGAAATGCTGCCGACGGCGTCATTAAATAAATGTCGGGATTACTGGGAAGGTTTTGGTATTTTGGGATCAGAATTGCTTGAAAAAAACATGAAACCAGTATAAAACTAATTAATGCACAGCCCCTAACAGTACCAGAATTATAATGAAATATCATTATCCTCTCAAACTCTATTTTAGTAGTGTATATGCTATAAATGTATGTACTTGTTTCAATGACATCCATAGAATATAATATATTTGTAAATAAGTCAATGACTTTAATGTTCAGGAGACGAATGAAACTATGAAAATCATGGTTATAACCGGAAGCCCACATAAAGAAGGGACTACAAATCTTCTTGTGGAGCAATTTATAAAAGGTGCTGTCGAGGCTGGACATGAAGTTTTTCGTTTTGACAGTGCATTTGCCAGGATTAATACCTGTATTGGCTGTGACAGATGCTTGACCGGGAAAAATGACTGCGTATTCAAGGATGAT is from Clostridium fermenticellae and encodes:
- a CDS encoding MBL fold metallo-hydrolase — its product is MKKITDKLYQFSIYIPPMDFTIHQYLLDTDPAILFATGTAQQAQSTLSDIKKVLGDKLLKYIFISHVESDECGGISVLKKAYPDITVICGELAARELPGYGYTGKIQMKKGGETLTDGYLKLKFVDYPSEVHLQNGILCLEENSGIFYSADIALRFGNGVGKIIKGSWSDEVNAIDAERVPNEKACEKLKEDLEAISPNLIAVGHGFCIDCR